One window of Microcoleus vaginatus PCC 9802 genomic DNA carries:
- a CDS encoding methyltransferase domain-containing protein encodes MDLYAKRREIASQYLKGEGIEVGPLNAPLEVPAGVKVHYIDRMSVQELRRHYPELAGVNLAEVDIIDDGETLAGTPDNSWDFVIANHMIEHCQNPIGALENFLRVVKPEGIVYMGVPEKRYTFDRDRPLTSLDHLIRDYKEGPEWSRVPHYEEYVRLVDKFPEAQVAERMQYLLDIDYSIHFHVWTAETFPEFLDYCQKNLFFSFDIQLFQENFGELICILRKRTKE; translated from the coding sequence ATGGATTTGTACGCAAAAAGAAGAGAAATAGCTTCTCAATACTTAAAAGGTGAGGGAATTGAGGTGGGCCCGCTAAATGCTCCCCTCGAAGTTCCAGCAGGCGTTAAAGTTCATTACATAGATCGGATGTCGGTACAAGAATTAAGGAGACACTACCCGGAGCTAGCTGGGGTCAATCTCGCAGAGGTTGATATTATAGATGACGGTGAAACTCTTGCAGGCACACCAGATAACTCCTGGGATTTTGTCATTGCCAATCACATGATAGAACACTGTCAAAATCCGATCGGCGCTTTGGAAAACTTTTTGAGAGTTGTCAAACCCGAAGGAATTGTGTACATGGGCGTGCCGGAAAAACGTTATACATTCGATCGCGATCGGCCCCTGACTTCCCTGGACCACCTAATTCGGGACTACAAAGAAGGGCCGGAATGGTCAAGAGTGCCTCATTATGAAGAGTATGTCAGGCTCGTGGACAAATTTCCTGAAGCACAGGTGGCTGAGCGGATGCAGTATTTACTTGACATAGATTACAGCATTCATTTTCACGTCTGGACGGCGGAGACTTTCCCAGAATTTCTCGACTACTGTCAAAAAAATCTATTTTTTAGTTTTGATATTCAACTTTTCCAAGAAAATTTTGGAGAACTTATTTGTATTCTCAGAAAAAGAACAAAGGAGTAG
- a CDS encoding NAD-dependent epimerase/dehydratase family protein — protein MSEFWRDRSVLVTGCTGLLGNWLVAELLERGALVTGLVRDLVPQSRLYAGEWYRQINIVRGCVEDLSTVERAINEYEVDTVFHLAAQTIVGVANREPLATFETNIKGTWNILEACRRVGGVSRIVIASSDKAYGDQLVLPYSETTPLQGEHPYDVSKSCADLISRAYYVSYGLPVCITRCGNFYGGGDLNFNRIVPSTIRSALRDKPVVIRSDGTFIRDYFYAKDGVLAYLHLAEQMDRKEILGEAFNFSNELQISVRGMVDKVLELMDKTHLEPVILNRAKNEIKHQYLSADKARKMLGWESKYPLEEGLQETIEWYKNFLMEENTCVISV, from the coding sequence ATGAGTGAGTTTTGGCGTGATCGATCGGTATTGGTGACTGGTTGCACAGGCCTTTTGGGTAACTGGTTAGTGGCTGAGTTGCTGGAAAGAGGAGCCTTGGTAACGGGATTAGTCCGTGACTTGGTGCCCCAATCCCGACTTTATGCTGGAGAGTGGTATCGGCAAATTAATATCGTTCGCGGTTGTGTCGAAGATTTGTCAACGGTAGAACGAGCGATTAATGAGTATGAAGTAGATACAGTGTTTCACTTAGCAGCTCAGACAATTGTGGGAGTTGCAAATAGAGAGCCCCTGGCAACTTTTGAAACGAACATTAAAGGTACTTGGAATATTCTAGAAGCTTGTCGCCGCGTCGGTGGTGTGAGTCGAATTGTCATAGCATCCAGCGATAAAGCCTATGGAGACCAGCTAGTGTTGCCTTACAGCGAAACAACTCCGCTGCAAGGAGAACACCCTTACGATGTTTCTAAAAGCTGTGCTGATTTAATCAGTCGGGCTTATTACGTCAGTTATGGTTTGCCTGTGTGCATTACTCGCTGCGGCAACTTTTACGGCGGCGGAGACTTGAATTTTAATCGCATCGTTCCATCTACTATTCGATCAGCATTACGAGACAAGCCGGTAGTCATTCGCAGTGATGGCACTTTTATCCGGGACTATTTCTATGCGAAGGATGGGGTTTTAGCTTATCTCCATTTGGCTGAACAAATGGACAGGAAAGAAATTTTGGGAGAGGCCTTTAATTTCAGCAACGAATTGCAAATTTCAGTGCGGGGCATGGTAGATAAGGTTTTGGAATTGATGGATAAGACTCATTTAGAGCCTGTCATATTGAATCGGGCCAAGAATGAAATCAAACATCAGTATCTCTCGGCAGATAAGGCGCGAAAAATGCTCGGTTGGGAGTCTAAGTATCCTCTAGAAGAAGGGTTGCAAGAAACAATTGAATGGTATAAAAACTTTTTGATGGAGGAAAACACCTGTGTCATCAGCGTGTGA
- the rfbF gene encoding glucose-1-phosphate cytidylyltransferase, which produces MQVVILAGGLGTRLREETEFRPKPLVDVGGRPILWHIMKTYAHYGFLDFIVCLGYKGNMIKEYFLNYEAMNNDFTICLGRQNCITYHEDHKEQDFKVTLAETGSDTMTGGRVKRVEKYITDDTFMVTYGDGVADIDIGALVDFHKAHGKLATVSTVRPISRYGILDVDSQGKVLEFTEKPQIDGWASAGFLVLHRSIFEALSGDDCFFEREPLEQLAAQGQLMAYRHEGFFFAMDTYREYKYLNELWDNGEAPWRVWE; this is translated from the coding sequence ATGCAAGTAGTTATATTAGCCGGCGGTTTGGGGACACGTCTCCGAGAAGAAACAGAATTTCGTCCCAAGCCCCTAGTTGATGTGGGCGGGCGTCCGATTCTCTGGCACATTATGAAGACTTATGCCCACTACGGATTCCTAGACTTTATTGTGTGTTTGGGCTACAAAGGCAACATGATTAAGGAGTATTTCCTCAATTATGAAGCGATGAATAATGACTTTACTATTTGCTTGGGCCGCCAGAATTGCATTACTTATCACGAGGATCATAAAGAACAAGATTTTAAGGTGACACTGGCAGAAACTGGCTCGGACACTATGACGGGAGGGCGGGTGAAACGGGTGGAGAAATACATCACTGATGATACCTTTATGGTGACATACGGTGATGGAGTTGCTGATATCGATATTGGAGCTTTGGTGGATTTTCATAAGGCTCATGGTAAGCTGGCAACTGTTAGTACAGTTCGTCCGATATCCCGATATGGTATTTTAGATGTGGACAGCCAAGGCAAAGTTCTGGAATTTACGGAAAAACCTCAAATAGATGGCTGGGCTAGTGCAGGATTTTTGGTACTTCACCGCAGCATATTTGAGGCTTTGAGCGGGGATGATTGTTTTTTTGAGCGAGAGCCACTAGAGCAGTTAGCGGCCCAGGGACAATTGATGGCGTACCGCCACGAAGGTTTCTTTTTTGCGATGGATACTTACCGCGAGTATAAATATTTGAACGAACTTTGGGATAATGGAGAGGCTCCTTGGAGGGTGTGGGAATGA
- a CDS encoding class I SAM-dependent methyltransferase encodes MEILDYYVKSAPSVQNTLDIFQGEWASKLPGDLSLLNAGQSGLFEDARITWAIEQLGGVTGQTILELGPLEAGHTYMLEKLGAASITAVEASTRAYLKCLIVKEAVGLRNARFLCGDCVEYLRLNPGKFDTCFASGILYHMTNPAELIGLIAKVSDRVFIWTHYYDGNIMRSTPYLSARFAEKTAAEYQGFKHMLYRQEYGEYKGEVKATGFCGGSSRFSNWMSREDIMSCLTYFGLTDIRINFDQPHTPHGPCFALVAMRR; translated from the coding sequence ATGGAAATCCTAGATTATTATGTTAAGTCCGCCCCTAGTGTACAGAATACGCTGGATATTTTTCAAGGTGAATGGGCATCTAAGTTGCCGGGGGATTTGTCATTACTAAATGCAGGACAAAGCGGACTGTTTGAAGATGCTCGCATCACTTGGGCTATTGAGCAATTAGGGGGAGTTACAGGTCAAACAATCCTCGAACTCGGACCACTGGAAGCGGGGCATACCTATATGTTGGAGAAACTGGGAGCAGCATCGATTACGGCAGTTGAGGCCAGCACTCGCGCTTATCTAAAATGCCTAATTGTTAAAGAAGCTGTAGGACTTCGCAATGCTCGCTTTCTGTGCGGTGATTGTGTAGAATATCTGCGGTTAAATCCCGGCAAGTTTGATACTTGCTTCGCCAGCGGCATACTGTACCACATGACAAACCCTGCTGAGCTGATCGGCTTGATTGCTAAAGTTTCAGACCGAGTTTTTATATGGACTCACTACTATGACGGGAATATAATGCGCAGCACTCCTTACCTTTCCGCAAGGTTTGCCGAGAAGACTGCTGCTGAGTATCAAGGCTTTAAACATATGCTTTACCGTCAGGAATATGGAGAATACAAAGGTGAAGTAAAAGCTACTGGTTTCTGCGGGGGCAGCAGTCGATTTAGTAACTGGATGAGCCGTGAAGATATCATGTCATGTTTGACCTATTTTGGGTTAACCGACATCCGCATCAACTTCGATCAGCCTCACACTCCTCACGGGCCGTGCTTTGCTTTAGTAGCAATGAGGCGGTGA